Proteins from one Chelonia mydas isolate rCheMyd1 chromosome 14, rCheMyd1.pri.v2, whole genome shotgun sequence genomic window:
- the FADS6 gene encoding fatty acid desaturase 6 isoform X1 produces MEPWQEMLMENQDLYQERQKGKPPSEAGAARIEPLQKGSSLNHGVEQPEPPGEGRNAQEKGENLGQGDTPSQETADPTQQMQTGISRAGPPEQEVTLKGQDPGPTLNHPVLDGDGNISRGEEMPRVFQRGAKEEVEPPEEGRREEALMRELSELVQQVVKRSSWWERHGIDDCIIALNFLILPAGFLCLRSDNALPFLLGIFILGIVHHTITVKGSHLASHNALTESKSWGKAWAIFFLEVCSAFTAEQAYYNHVKLHHGYTNVIRLGDSSTWKIPFLNRYVYMFIAPIAIPILTPLVALGLLKDVELKTALRTLCCMFLGLYSHYWLLVNVSGFQSVWSALICMLITRSLLAHPYLHVNIFQHIGLPMFSADKKPKRIHLMSLGVLNLPRNALLDWSFGHSIINCHVEHHLFPNLSDNMCLKIKPIVSQYLKKKKLPYNEDSYMSRLQLFLHRYEELMVNAPPISELVGIQ; encoded by the exons CCCTAAACCATGGAGTGGAACAGCCAGAACCCCcaggagaaggaagaaatgcCCAGGAGAAAGGTGAGAACCTGGGGCAAGGGGACACACCAAGTCAAGAGACTGCAGATCCAACACAACAGATGCAGACTGGCATCAGCAGAGCGGGTCCCCCCGAGCAGGAGGTGACTCTGAAAGGACAGGATCCAGGGCCCACCTTAAATCATCCAGTCCTGGATGGAGATGGAAACATCTCCAGAGGAGAAGAGATGCCAAGGGTCTTTCAAAGAGGTGCCAAGGAGGAAGTGGAGCCACCTGAGGAGGGGAGACGTGAGGAAGCCCTGATGAGGGAGCTCTCTGAGCTGGTGCAGCAGGTGGTGAAGAGAAGCAGCTGGTGGGAGAGACATGGCATAGATGACTGTATCATTGCCCTGAATTTCCTCATCCTTCCTGCAG GGTTCCTGTGTCTGCGTTCAGACAATGCCCTTCCCTTTCTGTTGGGCATCTTCATCTTGGGCATAGTGCACCACACTATAACAGTGAAAGGAAGCCACTTGGCCAGCCACAATGCCTTGACGGAGTCCAAGTCTTGGGGGAAAGCCTGGGCCATATTCTTCCTCGAG gtttGCTCAGCTTTCACAGCAGAGCAGGCATACTACAACCATGTGAAACTCCACCACGGTTACACTAATGTTATCAGACTAGGCGATTCCAGTACTTGGAAGATTCCTTTCTTGAACCGATATGTCTACATGTTCATTGCACCCATTGCTATACCTATTTTAACCCCGCTAGTGGCACTTG GTTTGTTGAAGGATGTTGAGTTGAAAACAGCTCTCCGGACACTCTGCTGCATGTTTCTTGGTCTCTACTCCCATTACTGGCTCCTGGTCAATGTCTCAGGGTTCCAATCAGTGTGGTCTGCCCTCATCTGCATGTTGATCACACGATCTCTCCTTGCCCACCCCTACCTCCATGTTAACATCTTCCAG CACATTGGCCTCCCGATGTTCTCCGCTGATAAGAAGCCCAAGCGGATTCACCTGATGAGCCTTGGAGTTCTGAATCTGCCCCGGAATGCCCTGCTGGACTGGTCCTTTGGGCACTCAATCATCAACTGCCATGTGGAGCATCACCTTTTCCCAAACCTCTCTGACAACATGTGCCTGAAG ATCAAGCCCATAGTCTCCCAGTACCTGAAAAAGAAGAAGCTTCCATACAACGAGGACTCCTATATGTCCCGACTACAGCTGTTCCTACACCGTTACGAGGAACTGATGGTCAATGCACCCCCGATATCTGAACTTGTGGGGATTCAATGA
- the FADS6 gene encoding fatty acid desaturase 6 isoform X2, producing the protein MEPWQEMLMENQDLYQERQKGKPPSEAGAARIEPLQKGSSLNHGVEQPEPPGEGRNAQEKGENLGQGDTPSQETADPTQQMQTGISRAGPPEQEVTLKGQDPGPTLNHPVLDGDGNISRGEEMPRVFQRGAKEEVEPPEEGRREEALMRELSELVQQVVKRSSWWERHGIDDCIIALNFLILPAGFLCLRSDNALPFLLGIFILGIVHHTITVKGSHLASHNALTESKSWGKAWAIFFLEVCSAFTAEQAYYNHVKLHHGYTNVIRLGDSSTWKIPFLNRYVYMFIAPIAIPILTPLVALGLLKDVELKTALRTLCCMFLGLYSHYWLLVNVSGFQSVWSALICMLITRSLLAHPYLHVNIFQHIGLPMFSADKKPKRIHLMSLGVLNLPRNALLDWSFGHSIINCHVEHHLFPNLSDNMCLKVRDKWRACPEGVWKEQDRSGSAM; encoded by the exons CCCTAAACCATGGAGTGGAACAGCCAGAACCCCcaggagaaggaagaaatgcCCAGGAGAAAGGTGAGAACCTGGGGCAAGGGGACACACCAAGTCAAGAGACTGCAGATCCAACACAACAGATGCAGACTGGCATCAGCAGAGCGGGTCCCCCCGAGCAGGAGGTGACTCTGAAAGGACAGGATCCAGGGCCCACCTTAAATCATCCAGTCCTGGATGGAGATGGAAACATCTCCAGAGGAGAAGAGATGCCAAGGGTCTTTCAAAGAGGTGCCAAGGAGGAAGTGGAGCCACCTGAGGAGGGGAGACGTGAGGAAGCCCTGATGAGGGAGCTCTCTGAGCTGGTGCAGCAGGTGGTGAAGAGAAGCAGCTGGTGGGAGAGACATGGCATAGATGACTGTATCATTGCCCTGAATTTCCTCATCCTTCCTGCAG GGTTCCTGTGTCTGCGTTCAGACAATGCCCTTCCCTTTCTGTTGGGCATCTTCATCTTGGGCATAGTGCACCACACTATAACAGTGAAAGGAAGCCACTTGGCCAGCCACAATGCCTTGACGGAGTCCAAGTCTTGGGGGAAAGCCTGGGCCATATTCTTCCTCGAG gtttGCTCAGCTTTCACAGCAGAGCAGGCATACTACAACCATGTGAAACTCCACCACGGTTACACTAATGTTATCAGACTAGGCGATTCCAGTACTTGGAAGATTCCTTTCTTGAACCGATATGTCTACATGTTCATTGCACCCATTGCTATACCTATTTTAACCCCGCTAGTGGCACTTG GTTTGTTGAAGGATGTTGAGTTGAAAACAGCTCTCCGGACACTCTGCTGCATGTTTCTTGGTCTCTACTCCCATTACTGGCTCCTGGTCAATGTCTCAGGGTTCCAATCAGTGTGGTCTGCCCTCATCTGCATGTTGATCACACGATCTCTCCTTGCCCACCCCTACCTCCATGTTAACATCTTCCAG CACATTGGCCTCCCGATGTTCTCCGCTGATAAGAAGCCCAAGCGGATTCACCTGATGAGCCTTGGAGTTCTGAATCTGCCCCGGAATGCCCTGCTGGACTGGTCCTTTGGGCACTCAATCATCAACTGCCATGTGGAGCATCACCTTTTCCCAAACCTCTCTGACAACATGTGCCTGAAGGTAAGAGATAAATGGAGGGCATGTCCAGAAGGTGTGTGGAAGGAGCAGGACAGGAGTGGGAGTGCCATGTAG